A part of Solea solea chromosome 8, fSolSol10.1, whole genome shotgun sequence genomic DNA contains:
- the LOC131463798 gene encoding uncharacterized protein LOC131463798: protein MDPKFRKRGDGLASLCDTDDAKKIKGEKRPWARALSPDRVKEAARVAVLSRGGDTNNEKHLLGQYQLQFGIFRGQTFQWLAENALGYAGYVVASMSEESGSSDSHNHLVNKRALLKYISLYPEGRYAIQFKMEARSTSQRKPATSTQPSTSSQPSTSSHPSTSSQPSTSPRPSTSSHPSTSSRPSTSPRPSSVPVSSLRSLLTGKGVSQQSIHKSVKRLFMPPKFHPSAPTVSPAGSTMKTEPTDTVPADLAPSEHEPTDSELLLSVQEMESQMPQNRICLPAGWIPALPEVDQRWISKALFRWSRFNQPELDLEKVDRMWWYPPRPSLNSSDCGKSELTSAGLHQRVRQVFGVSSSYFLASEYLACKSCKRKVIGWSHAIVSQLDIGHRIQFPCLLTFKLGCDMQVVRLMRQRGLGNSSSQLQKQLEEQHAESWLGRQIQFLTEYRGVARAISSGLITPVPLGDLPAMPAVAKHRWLMQVYAQDVLSRLDEVKASITSLFGQVLKMDSTKKIVRKLAGEARSTAARATNIGNEHGHVIMSVLTASEGWGLMKMAEGLVRRYKDAEVPPPEILYVDRDCCGNSHLKKIFGAWPGMRIQLDIWHFMRRFATGCTTDSHSLYTSFMAQLTRCIFVWDESDLQRLKAAKRAELEASLMRPTEGDVIRHISKAEMQLHCRRTVRESREMEAMLKELIEAYDGERGCNTLGVPLINSARMAEIWKAQCKHIPCLQDPPGFQLYTQTGTMKKGGHVLQTFRCARGSTSLENFHLHMNRFIPGTLASDTFFQAYLVDGLARWNEDRTMTAEGTAGPHSYSGLLRHAANQLSEEVLGKKLVEYKAPRKYTGELIGIEYLYSQNNVAMEDYKLALATLETEDITVAEGDSLLEQFDVEDPTVTTLDTIWPPQQPTPSAPASNAPPAAAGAVSDSATTAAPTATGAALPSAPLSEPSASVTVATMQSAAVPVCPPVCEDSGRPAGSNPSLGPQLQTDTPQTSQDAAMLCTHQAPQQDAPSVAEEQPSTSSCSTSHDDSVGPDNIEGFQAVQDLTGHLFKLKDHSLALSREEAAHIIALWECLSEYDKKKTVYPPRYQDTIPKGRFRATKKNVAPGVESTKRCFAGGKSPAQWPDCNRVCEALFVQLCEEYRGPRRIDGVRKERWSLVTKAYLHIRQVILNNAMVMEKTTIQLPVMNTATIASWYCKLQKKQEKSMLEQGLSTPKNTNVSPESLPLAVLSKDRPCVPTSSVANPHIFVLPPNTAGTAQLKQRRNLPVAPAAILPPFLAALDQPLHPPQPVPQPLLLAPQPLLLAPQPLLPAPQPLLPAPQPLLLAPQPLLPAPQPLLPVVITKPAADVPYTTQQYHKKKMQQEESGVKKRKYTKKSDAIICKQCKREREPATHQQYFGNWYCQATATTTLAEWKASFEARGYGKKKDAPPQ from the exons ATGGATCCTAAATTTAGGAAGAGGGGAGACGGTCTTGCCAGCCTCTGTGATACAGATGATGCCAAGAAAATTAAGGGAGAGAAAAGGCCATGGGCCCGAGCTTTGTCCCCAGATCGCGTGAAAGAGGCAGCAAGGGTGGCTGTTCTGAGTCGTGGTGGAGACACCAACAATGAGAAGCATCTCCTGGGCCAATATCAGCTGCAGTTTGGAATTTTCCGGGGTCAAACGTTTCAGTGGTTGGCTGAGAATGCGCTGGGCTATGCTGGATATGTGGTGGCATCAATGTCGGAGGAATCAGGAAGCTCTGATTCTCATAACCACCTCGTCAATAAAAGAGCCTTGCTGAAGTATATTTCGCTGTATCCGGAGGGACGTTATGCCATTCAGTTTAAGATGGAGGCGAGATCCACAAGTCAGCGTAAACCAGCCACCTCCACACAGCCCTCCACCTCATCACAGCCCTCCACCTCATCACATCCATCCACCTCATCACAACCATCCACCTCACCACGACCATCCACCTCATCACATCCATCCACCTCATCACGACCATCCACCTCACCGCGACCATCCTCAGTGCCTGTATCCTCCCTGCGGTCATTGTTGACAGGGAAAGGCGTGTCCCAGCAGAGCATCCACAAGTCTGTCAAGAGGCTGTTTATGCCACCAAAGTTTCATCCAT ctGCTCCTACTGTGTCCCCTGCTGGATCCACCATGAAAACAGAGCCCACAGACACGGTGCCAGCAGATTTAGCTCCCAGTGAGCATGAGCCCACTGACAGCGAACTTCTGCTGTCAGTTCAAGAGATGGAGTCACAAATGCCAC AGAACAGAATTTGCCTGCCCGCTGGTTGGATCCCTGCCCTGCCAGAAGTTGACCAGCGCTGGATTTCTAAGGCCCTGTTCCGGTGGTCACGGTTTAACCAACCTGAGCTGGACCTTGAAAAGGTGGACAGAATGTGGTGGTATCCACCTCGGCCATCACTAAACTCCAGTG ACTGTGGCAAGTCAGAGCTTACCTCTGCTGGACTACATCAGAGAGTCAGGCAGGTGTTTGGAGTCAGCAGCTCTTACTTCTTGGCATCTGAATATCTTGCCTGTAAAAGCTGCAAACGAAAGGTGATCGGTTGGAGCCATGCCATCGTCTCCCAGCTAGACATAGGCCACCGCATCCAGTTCCCATGTCTCCTGACTTTCAAGCTGGGATGCGACATGCAGGTCGTGCGCCTCATGCGTCAGCGGGGCTtgggcaacagcagcagccagctTCAGAAGCAGCTGGAAGAGCAGCATGCGGAGAGCTGGCTTGGGAGACAAATTCAGTTTCTCACTGAGTACAGAGGAGTTGCACGTGCCATCTCCTCTGGCCTGATTACTCCTGTCCCGCTGGGGGACTTGCCAGCTATGCCTGCAGTGGCTAAACATCGCTGGCTGATGCAGGTTTATGCCCAGGATGTCCTCAGCAGGCTGGATGAAGTGAAGGCCTCCATCACCTCACTCTTTGGCCAGGTACTGAAGATGGACTCGACCAAAAAGATTGTGAGGAAGCTGGCAGGTGAGGCCCGGTCCACAGCTGCTCGGGCCACCAACATCGGAAATGAACATGGGCATGTGATCATGTCCGTTCTCACAGCGAGTGAGGGCTGGGGCCTAATGAAGATGGCAGAGGGTCTTGTGAGGCGCTACAAGGACGCAGAGGTGCCACCTCCCGAGATCCTATATGTGGACCGTGACTGCTGTGGGAACTCGCACCTTAAAAAAATCTTTGGAGCATGGCCGGGCATGAGGATTCAGTTGGATATCTGGCACTTTATGAGGAGGTTTGCGACCGGGTGCACAACTGATTCTCATTCTCTATACACCAGCTTCATGGCCCAGCTAACCCGGTGCATTTTCGTGTGGGATGAGAGTGACCTGCAGCGACTCAAGGCAGCCAAGCGAGCAGAGCTGGAGGCAAGTCTCATGCGTCCCACAGAGGGAGATGTGATACGCCATATAAGCAAGGCAGAGATGCAGCTTCATTGTCGGAGGACCGTCCGGGAAAGCAGGGAGATGGAAGCCATGCTGAAGGAGTTGATTGAGGCatatgatggagagagaggctgCAACACGCTCGGTGTGCCTCTGATCAACTCTGCAAGGATGGCAGAAATCTGGAAGGCCCAGTGCAAACATATCCCCTGCCTCCAGGACCCTCCAGGTTTCCAGCTGTACACACAGACTGGGACAATGAAGAAGGGTGGTCATGTGCTGCAAACTTTCCGGTGTGCCAGAGGTTCGACCTCACTGGAGAATTTCCATCTGCACATGAACAGATTCATCCCAG gaacccTCGCAAGTGACACCTTTTTCCAGGCATATCTGGTTGATGGTCTTGCCAGGTGGAATGAGGATAGGACCATGACAGCAGAGGGGACAGCAGGGCCACACTCATACAGTGGCCTACTTAGGCATGCAGCCAACCAGCTGTCAGAGGAGGTGCTTGGGAAAAAACTGGTGGAGTACAAAGCCCCCCGGAAATACACAG gAGAGCTTATAGGTATTGAATACCTATACAGCCAAAACAATGTTGCCATGGAGGACTATAAGTTGGCCCTGGCAACCCTTGAAACTGAGGACATCACTGTGGCCGAGGGAGACTCTCTTTTGGAGCAATTTGATGTGGAGGATCCAACTGTTACCACCCTGGACACAATTTGGCCTCCACAACAGCCCACTCCATCAGCTCCTGCATCAAATGCACCTCCAGCTGCAGCTGGAGCAGTTAGCGACAGTGCCACAACAGCTGCACCTACTGCAACTGGGGCTGCACTGCCTAGCGCACCACTCAGCGAACCTTCTGCTTCCGTCACTGTTGCCACTATGCAGAGTG CAGCTGTACCTGTGTGCCCCCCAGTTTGTGAGGACAGTGGGAGACCTGCTGGATCTAATCCCAGCCTTGGTCCCCAGCTCCAAACCGACACTCCTCAAACCTCTCAGGATGCGGCAATGCTCTGCACTCatcaag CTCCCCAGCAAGATGCTCCCAGTGTGGCAGAGGAACAGCCTTCCACATCATCATGCTCCACCAGTCATGAT GACTCTGTTGGACCAGACAACATTGAGGGCTTCCAAGCTGTCCAGGACTTGACGGGACACTTGTTCAAATTAAAAGACCACAGTCTTGCCCTGTCAAGAGAGGAGGCTGCACATATTATTGCCCTATGGGAGTGTTTGTCAgagtatgacaaaaaaaaaacagtctacCCTCCACGCTATCAAGACACAATCCCCAAAGGGAGATTCAgggccacaaaaaaaaatgttgcaccTGGTGTGGAGAGTACAAAGCG ATGCTTTGCAGGAGGGAAAAGCCCAGCGCAGTGGCCTGACTGCAATCGTGTGTGTGAGGCACTTTTTGTTCAGCTCTGCGAGGAGTATCGTGGACCCAGGCGCATCGATGGAGTCAGGAAAGAGCGTTGGAGCCTTGTCACCAAGGCATATCTTCACATCCGCCAAGTCATTCTAAATAATGCCATGGTGATGGAGAAGACCACCATCCAGCTCCCGGTGATGAATACTGCAACCATCGCTAGTTG GTACTgtaaacttcaaaaaaaacaggagaagaGCATGCTGGAGCAAGGCCTCTCTACTCCAAAGAACACTAATGTGAGCCCAGAGAGCTTGCCTCTTGCAGTTCTGAGTAAAGACAGACCCTGTGTCCCGACCAGCAGTGTGGCAAATCCCCACATCTTTGTCCTGCCTCCTAACACGGCAGGGACGGCGCAGCTGAAACAGCGACGGAACCTGCCAGTGGCTCCAGCTGCAATTCTGCCACCATTCCTTGCAGCTCTCGATCAACCTCTTCATCCTCCCCAGCCTGTACCACAACCTCTCCTGCTTGCACCGCAGCCTCTCCTGCTTGCACCGCAACCTCTCCTGCCTGCTCCGCAACCTCTCCTGCCTGCACCGCAACCTCTTCTGCTTGCACCACAACCTCTCCTGCCTGCACCACAACCTCTGCTCCCTGTGGTTATTACCAAACCGGCAGCTGATGTGCCATACACCACACAGCAGTACCATAAAAAGAAGATGCAGCAAGAGGAGAGTGGTGTTAAAAAGCGGAAGTACACTAAAAAGAGTGACGCCATCATTTGCAAGCAGTGCAAGAGAGAGCGGGAACCTGCCACCCACCAGCAGTACTTCGGAAATTGGTACTGCCAAGCCACAGCCACTACAACTCTGGCTGAGTGGAAGGCCTCATTTGAAGCCCGGGGTTATGGCAAAAAGAAAGATGCGCCACCACAATAA